The following are encoded in a window of Chitinophagaceae bacterium genomic DNA:
- a CDS encoding gliding motility-associated C-terminal domain-containing protein yields MRKILLSFIVLTLGMFDSYSQSCIPTTINGSTITLACGQACAPFTYQVPHLKSTSDYAVTTTPYAAYPNTGGTAIPSIYIDDKYSQLIPMAFPFCFYGQTYTDLIAGSNSLVTFETICANASNAYTLTVGGAPQPLPYAGGAGPTGIATTYYPRTAIMAAYQDIDPSATPLPTRRIEYNVFGTAPCRKFVISFVDVRMFGSSCSNLIHTSQIVLYESTGLIDVFLLNKPLCTSWPSGAGAGLAILGIQDETRTKFAAAPGKNCTQWSEANTGYRFTPNGGTSNFVSAQLFTLAGVFIANADTATTTAGILDITFPAICPPPGAPTTQYVIRTTFNSCTGTPLTSSDTITANRVTTLPANVNTTATTCGVSTGSITVTPTAGTAPYTYTLNGGAPQTAPGAYTFNNLAAGTYTIVATDFTGCTNTFTATVTTTTSIPGNISSTGTSCPLSTDGTITVTPTGGTAPYNYSLDGGPPQASNVFTNVAAGPHTVLFTDAMGCTGTVSITVTAGSTPLTGTISSTPTTCPTLNDGTITVTMTSGTAPYQYRLDGGPPQASNVFTNVAAGPHSVAVTDLYGCTGTFVTNVVQGSGLTSSINGVNPPCSNINDGTITLTPTSGTAPYQYSLNGGPFQPANVFTGLAPGNYTVTFNDAAGCSGTNSVTLTTNPAITATSTLVSPLCNGVSNGSITLNASGGVPPYQYSINAGASYQASPTFAGLAAGTYNFLVKDAAGCIFNFTFNLNEPAVVTASAVNGIASCANNDGTITITASGGTPAYQYSINNGVSYQPGNVFNNIPVGNYNNIKVKDANGCIANTSAVVVLNDTMRLDLGADSTICFGNRITLLPQTNPQTDTFRWTPSAGLDYDTAKNPIASPNDTTKYYLLAKWGICQLTDSITVNILHKPIADAGRDTSICYKTNALLVGNATNLSGTVNYLWSPPDSLNTPNAAITLARIDTTRKFTLTVTDNYGCNFSVSDSMWVIMMPPLVVHAGNDTNAISGRPHQLLGSGGANYVWSPAGPLNNPFIANPLATLYNDTYFTVLVTDAIGCTASDGVFIKVYEGPNYYVPNAFSPNGDGLNDIFRPIPVGIKSTESFRVFDRYGQLMFQTNKWLEGWDGMYKGKNALGGTYVWTIKGVDKNGRVIEMSGTVILVR; encoded by the coding sequence ATGAGAAAAATTTTATTGTCATTTATTGTCCTTACCCTGGGCATGTTTGATAGCTATTCGCAAAGTTGCATTCCAACCACCATTAATGGATCTACCATCACATTAGCCTGCGGCCAGGCTTGTGCCCCTTTTACGTACCAGGTACCGCACCTGAAGTCAACATCGGACTATGCAGTTACCACTACTCCCTATGCGGCATATCCCAATACAGGAGGTACAGCGATCCCCTCTATTTATATTGACGATAAATACTCCCAGCTCATTCCAATGGCTTTCCCTTTTTGCTTTTATGGCCAGACATATACTGATTTAATAGCGGGATCCAACAGCCTGGTAACTTTTGAAACAATATGTGCCAATGCAAGTAATGCGTACACCCTCACCGTCGGCGGCGCCCCCCAACCATTGCCTTATGCGGGTGGAGCAGGACCAACCGGTATCGCTACTACTTATTATCCCCGGACGGCCATCATGGCTGCTTACCAGGATATTGATCCGAGTGCTACCCCGCTTCCTACAAGAAGGATAGAATACAATGTGTTTGGAACTGCTCCTTGCAGAAAATTTGTTATCAGTTTTGTAGATGTCCGGATGTTTGGAAGCAGTTGCAGTAACCTGATCCATACTTCACAAATCGTATTGTACGAAAGCACCGGACTGATCGATGTCTTTTTACTGAACAAACCTTTATGTACATCCTGGCCTTCGGGTGCCGGGGCAGGCCTCGCTATCCTTGGCATACAGGACGAAACAAGAACAAAGTTTGCAGCAGCGCCCGGCAAGAACTGTACCCAATGGAGTGAAGCAAATACGGGCTATCGGTTCACACCTAATGGCGGCACATCCAATTTTGTGAGTGCACAGCTTTTTACGCTTGCGGGTGTATTCATAGCCAATGCAGATACAGCAACAACCACTGCGGGAATTTTGGATATTACTTTCCCGGCGATCTGTCCTCCCCCGGGAGCTCCCACCACACAGTATGTAATCAGAACAACATTCAATTCCTGTACGGGAACACCCCTGACCAGTTCTGACACGATCACTGCCAACAGGGTAACTACCTTACCTGCCAATGTCAATACTACCGCCACGACCTGCGGGGTTAGTACGGGTTCTATCACCGTTACACCTACAGCAGGAACGGCTCCCTATACATATACGTTGAACGGAGGAGCACCTCAAACCGCACCGGGCGCATACACATTCAATAACCTGGCTGCAGGTACCTATACCATTGTAGCCACCGATTTTACAGGTTGCACCAATACATTTACTGCAACGGTAACCACAACAACTTCCATTCCCGGAAATATTTCATCAACAGGAACATCCTGTCCTTTGTCAACAGACGGAACAATAACCGTAACTCCTACAGGAGGTACAGCGCCATACAATTATTCACTGGATGGCGGGCCACCACAGGCCAGCAATGTTTTTACCAATGTAGCGGCAGGTCCGCACACGGTACTGTTCACCGATGCAATGGGATGTACGGGTACTGTTTCAATAACCGTTACCGCAGGCAGTACGCCCTTAACAGGCACGATAAGTTCAACGCCCACTACCTGCCCTACCTTAAATGACGGAACCATCACAGTTACCATGACCAGCGGTACCGCACCTTACCAGTACAGGCTGGATGGCGGGCCACCGCAGGCAAGCAATGTTTTTACCAATGTGGCGGCAGGTCCGCACAGCGTAGCTGTTACAGATCTGTATGGATGCACCGGAACATTTGTTACCAATGTAGTGCAAGGCTCCGGGCTTACCTCATCCATCAACGGGGTGAACCCGCCTTGTTCAAATATCAATGATGGTACGATCACCCTGACTCCCACAAGCGGTACTGCCCCATACCAGTATTCATTGAATGGTGGGCCATTTCAGCCAGCCAATGTATTTACGGGGCTGGCACCGGGAAACTATACAGTAACCTTTAATGATGCCGCCGGTTGTTCCGGAACAAATTCTGTGACACTGACTACCAACCCGGCAATCACGGCAACTTCCACATTGGTTTCACCATTATGCAATGGAGTAAGCAATGGAAGCATCACACTGAATGCATCCGGCGGTGTTCCGCCCTATCAATATTCCATCAATGCCGGCGCTTCTTACCAGGCTTCGCCAACATTTGCGGGATTGGCAGCAGGCACTTATAACTTCCTGGTTAAAGATGCAGCAGGCTGTATCTTCAATTTTACATTCAACCTTAATGAACCTGCGGTTGTTACCGCTTCTGCAGTAAATGGAATTGCTTCCTGTGCCAATAACGATGGTACCATTACCATCACCGCCTCTGGCGGTACACCTGCTTATCAATACTCCATTAATAACGGGGTTTCTTACCAGCCAGGCAATGTGTTCAATAATATCCCGGTTGGTAATTACAATAACATAAAAGTGAAAGATGCCAATGGATGTATCGCCAACACAAGTGCGGTGGTGGTATTGAATGATACCATGCGGCTTGACCTGGGCGCCGACAGCACCATCTGTTTCGGAAACAGGATCACCCTGTTGCCGCAAACCAACCCGCAAACCGATACGTTCCGATGGACACCCTCTGCCGGGCTGGATTACGACACCGCAAAAAATCCAATCGCATCACCCAACGATACCACAAAGTATTATCTCCTGGCCAAATGGGGTATTTGCCAGCTTACCGATAGCATCACCGTTAATATCCTGCATAAACCCATTGCCGATGCAGGAAGGGATACAAGCATCTGTTATAAAACAAATGCACTTTTGGTTGGCAATGCCACAAACCTATCCGGCACCGTGAATTACTTATGGTCACCCCCGGATTCACTGAACACACCCAATGCAGCGATCACCCTTGCACGCATTGATACCACCCGCAAATTCACGTTGACCGTGACCGATAACTATGGCTGTAATTTCTCCGTAAGCGACAGCATGTGGGTGATCATGATGCCGCCGCTGGTGGTACATGCCGGCAATGATACCAATGCCATATCAGGAAGGCCGCACCAGTTGCTTGGCAGTGGCGGGGCTAATTATGTGTGGAGCCCGGCCGGGCCATTGAACAATCCGTTCATTGCAAACCCGCTGGCAACATTATACAACGATACATACTTCACTGTACTGGTCACCGATGCCATTGGCTGCACGGCTTCCGATGGCGTGTTCATCAAAGTATATGAAGGGCCGAATTACTATGTACCCAATGCATTCTCGCCGAACGGGGATGGATTGAATGATATATTCCGGCCGATCCCTGTTGGCATAAAGAGTACGGAATCCTTCCGGGTATTTGACCGCTATGGCCAGCTCATGTTCCAGACCAATAAATGGCTGGAAGGATGGGACGGGATGTATAAAGGTAAAAATGCACTTGGCGGAACCTATGTGTGGACGATCAAAGGCGTGGATAAGAACGGAAGGGTCATTGAAATGAGCGGAACGGTGATATTGGTGAGATAA
- a CDS encoding TonB-dependent receptor, with product MLCLVVPGKASFAQNKKALPDTAVVFKVFGACEMCKDRIENTARIRGVKKAVWDVDSKMLSLVYNPSLASLEKIQNRIVAVGHDIDNKKAKEMVYNALPACCHYREMETMMEEIKKDTLAPQLMEIKAAMDSSFRRAPSSHLVKGIVLEDDNKGKFKPLSGASIFWLGTSDGVLADSTGLFSIRHNGTASRLVVSYAGYQSDTLSVPEMDELKIVLASNRQLKEVTVTSKQRSTYINNFSPIRTQTMSGAELLKAACCNLSESFETNPSVDVSYNDAVTGSKQIQLLGLSGNYTQLTVENLPGPRGIATPLGLNSIAGPWIESIQLTKGVGSVANGYESIAGQINVELKKPESSEQLLANVYVNDYGKTDLNLNLSKKISKNWSTALLLHDDFFTNKKLDFNKDGFRDLPTGNTVSLVNRYKFDNSKGTLVQFGFKVLNDKRTGGEVGFDPASDKNTTNRYGLGINTERYEGFAKIGYVFPEKKYKSLGLQVAGISHRQDSYFGLTGYNAKQQTVYSNFIYKSIIGTTIHKFRAGLSFLYDRYDEDFKLNNYRRTEIVPGIFGEYTYTPNTKFSAVVGLRADHNSLFGFFVTPRLNIRYEPVTGTTIRASLGRGQRTANIFAENTSVFVSARQVNIIAAGPGKAYGLDPEVAWNKGVSIDQKFKLFGNEASAALDYFRNDFSNQVVVDMEDARSVKYYNLQGKSFSNSFQAELNVEPVKKFELRLAYRYFDVRSTYSGQLKERPLVARNRAFLNLAYAVSGFKFDYTITYNGKKRLPDTQANIPAYQLPVYSPDFVLMNAQVSKTVGKKYPLDLYVGVENLANYFQKSVVLVADQSFSPYFDASMIWGPVNGRMFYAGLRFKIK from the coding sequence ATGCTTTGCCTGGTGGTTCCGGGTAAAGCATCTTTTGCACAGAATAAAAAAGCATTGCCGGATACAGCAGTGGTATTTAAGGTCTTTGGCGCCTGCGAAATGTGTAAAGACCGTATTGAAAATACCGCCAGGATCCGGGGTGTTAAAAAAGCAGTGTGGGATGTAGATTCCAAAATGCTTTCATTGGTCTATAACCCGTCTTTGGCATCGCTGGAAAAGATACAGAACCGGATCGTGGCAGTTGGACATGATATAGATAATAAGAAGGCGAAGGAGATGGTCTATAATGCCCTGCCGGCCTGTTGTCATTACCGCGAAATGGAAACCATGATGGAGGAGATCAAAAAGGATACCCTTGCCCCGCAGCTTATGGAAATAAAAGCAGCAATGGATTCTTCATTCCGCAGGGCCCCGTCTTCACACCTGGTAAAGGGCATTGTGCTGGAAGATGACAATAAAGGAAAGTTCAAACCCCTTTCGGGGGCAAGCATATTCTGGTTGGGCACCAGTGACGGGGTATTGGCCGACAGTACGGGCTTATTCAGCATACGCCACAACGGAACAGCCAGCAGGCTGGTGGTGAGCTATGCCGGTTATCAATCGGATACCCTCTCCGTTCCGGAAATGGATGAACTGAAGATCGTGCTGGCATCCAACCGGCAATTGAAGGAAGTTACGGTTACATCAAAGCAGCGGTCTACCTATATCAACAATTTCAGCCCGATACGTACACAAACCATGTCGGGTGCCGAGTTGCTGAAGGCGGCCTGTTGCAATCTCAGTGAGAGTTTTGAGACAAATCCCTCGGTGGATGTTTCGTATAATGATGCGGTTACAGGATCAAAACAGATCCAGTTGCTGGGCTTGAGCGGTAACTATACACAACTTACCGTGGAGAACCTGCCGGGGCCGAGGGGCATTGCAACGCCGCTTGGACTTAATTCAATTGCAGGCCCCTGGATCGAATCCATCCAGCTTACAAAGGGGGTTGGCTCTGTGGCCAATGGTTATGAAAGCATTGCCGGGCAGATAAATGTGGAATTGAAAAAACCCGAAAGCAGTGAACAATTGCTGGCAAATGTTTACGTGAATGATTATGGGAAAACGGACCTGAACCTGAACCTCTCAAAGAAGATCAGCAAGAACTGGTCAACCGCTTTGCTGCTGCATGATGACTTTTTCACCAATAAAAAACTGGATTTTAACAAGGACGGGTTCCGTGACCTGCCAACGGGCAACACGGTAAGCCTGGTCAACCGGTACAAGTTTGATAACAGCAAGGGCACACTGGTACAGTTTGGATTCAAGGTGTTGAATGATAAAAGAACCGGGGGGGAAGTAGGTTTTGACCCGGCATCGGATAAAAATACAACGAACCGTTACGGCCTCGGGATCAATACGGAGCGTTATGAAGGATTTGCAAAGATCGGTTATGTATTTCCTGAAAAAAAATACAAGAGCCTGGGTCTGCAGGTTGCAGGCATCAGCCACCGCCAGGATTCTTATTTCGGGCTGACCGGGTATAATGCAAAACAGCAAACGGTATACAGTAATTTCATTTACAAATCCATCATCGGAACAACCATTCATAAATTCAGGGCGGGGTTGAGTTTTCTGTACGACCGGTATGATGAGGATTTTAAGTTGAATAATTACAGGCGCACAGAAATTGTACCCGGGATCTTTGGTGAATATACTTATACTCCCAACACTAAATTCAGTGCCGTAGTGGGGTTGCGTGCAGACCACAACAGTTTGTTCGGGTTCTTTGTAACTCCCCGGTTGAACATCCGGTACGAACCGGTGACCGGCACAACGATCCGTGCAAGCCTGGGACGCGGGCAACGTACGGCAAATATCTTTGCGGAGAATACCAGCGTATTTGTAAGCGCCCGGCAGGTGAATATCATTGCAGCCGGTCCGGGCAAAGCATATGGCCTTGATCCCGAAGTGGCCTGGAACAAGGGAGTAAGCATCGACCAGAAGTTCAAACTGTTTGGGAACGAAGCGTCGGCTGCACTGGACTATTTCCGGAATGATTTCAGCAACCAGGTGGTGGTGGATATGGAAGATGCCCGGTCAGTGAAATACTATAACCTGCAGGGGAAGTCGTTTTCCAACAGTTTCCAGGCAGAGTTGAATGTAGAACCGGTCAAGAAATTTGAACTTCGTTTGGCTTACCGGTATTTTGATGTACGGTCAACGTACAGTGGCCAGTTGAAAGAGCGGCCCCTGGTGGCAAGGAACCGGGCCTTTTTGAACCTGGCGTATGCGGTAAGCGGTTTTAAATTTGATTATACCATTACATACAATGGTAAAAAGCGGCTGCCGGATACACAGGCAAATATTCCTGCTTATCAATTGCCGGTTTATTCCCCCGACTTTGTGCTGATGAATGCGCAGGTATCGAAAACGGTTGGCAAAAAATACCCGCTTGATCTTTATGTGGGCGTTGAGAACCTGGCCAACTATTTTCAAAAGAGCGTGGTGCTGGTTGCAGACCAGTCCTTCAGCCCATACTTTGATGCATCGATGATCTGGGGGCCGGTAAATGGACGGATGTTCTATGCAGGACTGCGGTTTAAGATCAAATAA
- the nagB gene encoding glucosamine-6-phosphate deaminase, translating to MNKIDLTDSLEKIPVKIFPNSNEGSAFVAKQIAALIKQKESEGKKAVIGLATGSSPKTLYAELVRMHKQEGLSFRNVIAFNLDQYYPMDKDALQSYHYFMRKNLFEQTDIDPSNYHLPDGMIPKDKVKEHCLNYEKQIEDAGGLDLQILGIGVNGHIGFNEPGSGIYTKTRLITLDNSTRLANAYEFGNMSQVPRMAITMGISTILKSKKIILMAWGQTKAPVVKKAVEEDDTEDTPASLLQNHDDCTFVIDETCASELTRFKSPWLTGECDWTDPMMKRAVVNLALKLNKPVLSLTNNDYNDNGLSDLLVEKGDAYEINLQAFYLLRDSITGWPGGKPTDKRSSHPERHEPFPKKVVIFSPHPDDDIISMGGTFMRLHDQGHEVHVAYQTSGNIAVTDEFVTRFIDFAVGFENMFDIDETKSKKLLEDATAFLNTKKSTEKDTPEIRAIKGLIRRCEAKATCKYVGLKEEQAHFMNLPFYETGTIEKNPMGEADIQITIDLLNKLQPQQIYCAGDFADPHGTHKVCFDVVIEALKRIKASHDSPLTTHWISDCWLWLYKGAWQEWDITEIEMAIPMSPDQVIKKRHGIFIHQSQKDSVPFQGSDDREFWQRAEERNANTAKLYAQLGLTQYAAMEAFVRWKF from the coding sequence ATGAACAAGATCGACCTCACCGACTCGTTAGAGAAAATCCCCGTAAAGATCTTTCCCAACTCCAATGAAGGGTCTGCTTTTGTGGCAAAGCAAATTGCTGCGCTGATAAAACAAAAAGAAAGCGAAGGAAAGAAAGCGGTCATTGGCCTGGCAACCGGTTCCTCTCCCAAAACACTATATGCCGAACTGGTTCGCATGCACAAACAGGAAGGATTGAGTTTCAGGAACGTCATCGCCTTCAACCTCGACCAGTATTACCCCATGGATAAGGACGCCCTGCAGAGCTATCATTATTTCATGCGCAAGAACCTGTTTGAGCAAACGGATATTGATCCCAGCAACTACCACCTGCCCGATGGCATGATCCCAAAGGATAAAGTGAAAGAACATTGTCTCAATTATGAAAAACAGATCGAAGACGCCGGAGGGCTCGACCTGCAGATACTGGGCATCGGCGTGAACGGTCATATCGGTTTTAACGAACCCGGCAGCGGCATCTACACCAAAACAAGGCTCATCACGCTGGACAACAGCACCCGGCTTGCCAATGCCTACGAGTTTGGCAACATGAGCCAGGTACCACGCATGGCCATCACCATGGGCATCAGCACCATTTTAAAGTCGAAGAAGATAATCCTGATGGCATGGGGACAAACCAAGGCCCCGGTGGTAAAGAAAGCAGTGGAAGAAGACGATACCGAAGACACACCTGCATCCTTATTGCAGAACCATGATGACTGCACTTTTGTGATCGATGAGACCTGTGCATCGGAACTCACCCGTTTCAAGAGTCCCTGGCTGACCGGTGAATGTGACTGGACCGACCCCATGATGAAACGTGCCGTGGTAAACCTGGCTTTAAAACTGAACAAACCTGTTCTCAGTTTAACCAACAACGATTACAACGACAATGGCCTCAGCGACCTGCTGGTGGAAAAAGGCGATGCCTATGAGATCAACCTGCAGGCATTTTATTTATTGCGTGACAGCATCACCGGCTGGCCGGGGGGTAAACCAACCGATAAGCGTAGTTCACACCCGGAGCGGCACGAACCCTTTCCAAAGAAAGTGGTCATCTTCTCCCCCCACCCCGACGACGACATCATCAGCATGGGCGGTACCTTCATGCGGCTGCACGACCAGGGACATGAAGTGCATGTGGCTTACCAGACCAGCGGCAATATTGCCGTTACCGATGAATTTGTTACCCGGTTCATTGACTTTGCGGTAGGATTTGAGAATATGTTTGACATTGACGAGACCAAGAGCAAAAAGTTACTGGAAGACGCCACGGCATTTTTAAATACAAAAAAGTCAACCGAGAAAGATACACCGGAGATAAGGGCCATTAAAGGATTGATAAGAAGATGTGAAGCAAAGGCCACCTGCAAATATGTGGGACTGAAAGAAGAGCAGGCGCATTTCATGAACCTGCCTTTTTATGAAACAGGTACCATCGAAAAAAATCCGATGGGAGAAGCGGATATACAGATAACCATTGACTTGCTGAATAAATTACAGCCTCAACAGATCTATTGCGCCGGTGATTTTGCCGATCCGCATGGTACCCATAAAGTTTGTTTTGATGTGGTTATTGAGGCATTGAAACGGATCAAGGCATCTCACGACTCACCACTCACGACTCACTGGATTTCTGATTGCTGGCTCTGGTTATACAAGGGCGCCTGGCAGGAATGGGACATCACCGAAATAGAAATGGCCATACCCATGAGTCCCGACCAGGTGATCAAAAAACGTCACGGCATATTCATACACCAGTCGCAAAAAGACAGCGTCCCCTTCCAGGGAAGTGACGACCGGGAGTTCTGGCAAAGGGCCGAAGAACGCAACGCCAATACCGCTAAACTATACGCCCAGCTTGGTCTTACCCAATATGCTGCTATGGAAGCATTTGTACGGTGGAAATTTTAA
- a CDS encoding TlpA family protein disulfide reductase, with protein sequence MKTIFLVMLILMGSLFGRAQLRVGETVPEIELPGIKDSIIRLSSLNGKVILIDFWASWCGPCRAANPYLQKLYSKYKDKGFEIFAVSLDTKSKEWLKAIKQDKLRYTQVIDNSGWRSKVAERYFVDQLPTSFLLDRTGKIVAIDLEGKELFDQVKRLVQ encoded by the coding sequence ATGAAAACAATTTTTTTGGTCATGCTCATTCTAATGGGCTCATTGTTTGGCAGGGCCCAGCTCAGGGTGGGGGAAACCGTGCCGGAAATAGAATTGCCGGGTATAAAGGACAGTATCATCCGGTTATCATCGTTGAATGGGAAAGTGATACTGATCGATTTCTGGGCAAGCTGGTGCGGCCCCTGCCGGGCTGCCAATCCCTACCTGCAAAAGCTGTACAGTAAGTACAAGGATAAGGGGTTTGAGATCTTTGCTGTTTCGCTGGATACAAAAAGCAAGGAATGGCTGAAAGCCATCAAGCAGGATAAACTGAGGTACACACAGGTGATCGATAACAGCGGGTGGAGGTCAAAAGTGGCTGAACGGTATTTTGTAGACCAGCTGCCCACGAGTTTTTTGCTGGACAGAACCGGCAAGATCGTTGCAATAGACCTGGAGGGAAAGGAATTGTTTGACCAGGTGAAAAGGCTCGTGCAATGA
- a CDS encoding transporter: MIKLSALAAFLCFCFLPAFAQVEKIDTDRPDQTESAVLVPRKWLQFESGIGKQQNKPGDIGFQHPTLLSKYGLNKRIEFRLITTLATNHFYDGSQTRQRESGLEPVELGAKIALWEEKKLLPKTSLIFHFAIPKLASKKFRADKLAPNFRFTMQNSITDAIAIGYNLGAEWDGYNDEATWIYTFAPGFSIGKKWYGYVEAFGFISRLREPEHSLDAGIAWYATPDLKLDLSSGFGISNAAPDWYVAFGWSVRFKTGK, translated from the coding sequence ATGATCAAACTATCAGCCCTGGCCGCTTTTTTATGTTTTTGCTTCCTGCCTGCCTTCGCACAGGTGGAAAAGATCGATACCGACCGGCCCGACCAGACCGAAAGTGCCGTACTCGTTCCCCGGAAATGGCTACAGTTTGAATCCGGTATTGGCAAACAGCAAAACAAACCCGGCGATATAGGATTCCAGCACCCCACCCTGCTCAGCAAATACGGTTTGAATAAACGAATTGAGTTCCGGCTGATCACCACGCTTGCCACGAACCATTTTTATGATGGTTCGCAGACCAGGCAAAGAGAATCGGGGCTGGAACCGGTGGAACTGGGAGCCAAAATTGCACTGTGGGAAGAAAAAAAACTATTACCCAAAACATCCCTCATATTTCATTTTGCCATCCCCAAACTGGCTTCTAAAAAATTCAGGGCAGATAAACTGGCACCGAATTTCCGGTTTACCATGCAGAACAGCATTACTGACGCCATCGCCATTGGCTATAACCTGGGGGCCGAGTGGGACGGGTACAATGATGAGGCCACCTGGATATATACGTTTGCTCCCGGTTTTTCTATCGGCAAAAAATGGTACGGGTATGTGGAAGCATTTGGCTTTATATCCAGGCTGCGTGAACCCGAACACAGTCTAGATGCCGGCATTGCCTGGTACGCTACCCCTGATCTTAAACTTGACCTGTCGTCTGGTTTCGGAATAAGCAATGCAGCACCGGATTGGTACGTTGCATTTGGATGGTCCGTTCGTTTTAAGACCGGGAAATGA
- a CDS encoding ATP-grasp domain-containing protein — translation MDIHEAGTINGKLLFNDHSVGHPAPGSAEELLQFKKLQEGFTNQFELFFPDNFASKSIVVIPSLTLDQEVLAKVQGALHYEERLLCLLMLLRMPRAHVIYVSSTPIDPVIIDYYLHLLPGITGYHARERLTLLSCYDSSQLPLTQKILNRPRLIERIRNSIPAGHVAHIACFNTTAYERTLAVRLGLPIYGCDPSLVYLGTKSGSRRVFMKVAVPVPPGAENLQSYDDIVHAVAGLKDMYPKLKKAVIKLNDGFSGDGNAVLEYPDHISKKEMFSWIHHNLLHEIKPVAAGLSVEMFLEKFRLMEGIVEAFLEGEVKTSPSVQCRINPLGEVDIISTHDQVLAGENEQVFVGAHFPASPQYRTEIAVLAKTIAKELQREGVLGRFSIDFVSVKQKDTWKHYAIEINIRKGGTTHPYLMLQFLTNGHYDEATGDFETPNKQKRYYFASDNLQRDSYKGLTPQDLIDIAMFHGLHYDGAAQKGVMFHMIGALSQYGKMGVVCIGETPEEAYSYYVKTFEVLDAETAVR, via the coding sequence ATGGATATTCATGAAGCCGGGACGATAAACGGTAAACTGCTTTTTAATGATCATTCCGTCGGTCACCCGGCACCCGGGTCGGCCGAAGAGTTATTGCAGTTCAAAAAACTGCAGGAGGGGTTTACAAACCAGTTCGAATTATTCTTCCCGGATAATTTTGCATCCAAATCCATTGTCGTCATCCCCAGTCTTACGCTCGACCAGGAAGTGCTGGCGAAAGTACAGGGCGCCCTGCATTATGAAGAGCGGTTGTTATGCCTGCTCATGCTGCTGCGCATGCCGCGTGCCCATGTCATTTATGTAAGCAGTACGCCCATTGACCCGGTGATCATTGATTATTACCTGCATTTGCTTCCGGGTATTACCGGTTACCATGCAAGAGAAAGATTAACCCTGCTCAGTTGTTATGATTCATCGCAGTTGCCGCTTACGCAAAAAATTTTAAACCGGCCCCGGCTTATTGAACGGATAAGGAACAGCATACCTGCCGGCCATGTGGCACACATCGCCTGTTTTAACACCACTGCTTATGAGCGCACACTTGCTGTCAGGCTTGGCCTGCCGATCTATGGCTGTGACCCATCGCTTGTTTATTTGGGGACAAAGAGCGGGAGCCGGAGGGTTTTTATGAAAGTGGCGGTACCCGTACCGCCCGGTGCAGAGAATTTACAGAGTTATGATGATATCGTGCATGCCGTGGCCGGGTTAAAAGATATGTACCCCAAGCTGAAAAAAGCCGTCATCAAATTAAATGATGGTTTTTCCGGTGACGGGAATGCTGTACTGGAATACCCGGACCATATTTCCAAAAAAGAGATGTTCAGCTGGATACACCATAATCTTTTACACGAGATAAAACCTGTTGCTGCAGGGCTCAGCGTGGAAATGTTCCTGGAAAAATTCAGGCTGATGGAAGGCATTGTGGAAGCATTCCTGGAAGGAGAAGTAAAGACCTCTCCATCCGTTCAGTGCAGGATAAATCCTTTGGGTGAAGTGGATATTATTTCCACGCATGACCAGGTGCTGGCCGGCGAGAATGAACAGGTTTTTGTTGGCGCTCATTTCCCGGCATCGCCCCAATACCGGACAGAAATTGCTGTGCTGGCAAAGACGATTGCAAAGGAGTTACAGCGGGAAGGAGTACTGGGCCGGTTCAGCATCGATTTTGTTTCGGTGAAGCAAAAAGATACCTGGAAGCATTATGCCATCGAGATCAATATCCGCAAAGGTGGAACAACACATCCTTACCTGATGCTGCAGTTTTTGACCAACGGCCATTATGATGAAGCCACCGGGGATTTTGAAACACCCAATAAACAAAAGCGGTATTATTTTGCATCAGATAACCTGCAGCGTGATTCTTATAAAGGCCTTACGCCCCAGGACCTGATAGATATTGCCATGTTCCATGGGCTGCACTATGATGGCGCTGCACAAAAAGGCGTGATGTTCCATATGATCGGGGCCCTGTCGCAATACGGCAAGATGGGCGTGGTATGCATCGGCGAAACGCCCGAAGAAGCATATTCATATTATGTAAAGACCTTTGAAGTGCTGGATGCAGAAACAGCAGTGAGGTAG